tcgattgaaacctttaagatcctgagggggtcttgGACAGGGTGGGACGTGGagagtatgtttcctcttgtgggagaatctagaacgacggggcgtcactgtttaaaaatatggggtcgcccatttaggacagagacgaggagaaacgtTTCCTCTTCGAGgggggtgagtgtttggaactctcttccccaacagGCGGTGGGAAGCGGagtcttggaatatttttaaggccaagCGAGATAGATTCtgggtaagcaagggggtgaaaggttatcgagggaTAGGTGGGTGCAGATTTCAGGtgactatcagatcagccgtgaccttattgaatgggggagcagggctcgaggggccgaatggcctgctcctgcaccttgttcgtatgtttgtgaATCTGCCGCCCTCactcggtctggcctacatgtgactccagccccacagcgaCGTGTCcgattcttaactgcccccccTCCCGAAATGGACGAGCGAGCCCGCTCAGCTCGAGAGgcagttagggacgggcaacaaacgctggccgaGCCGTTGAGGCCCACACGAGGGAACAAAGGGGGAAAcgagctctctcctcactgacgATAGCGATTGGTTTTGTAGGAGATGAGGCGGGCACCCGCGGGAGGGCGAGCTGAAGCAACCACCGCCCGGACCAGACAGGCTTGCTCGAAGATCGGTGAACCAAGGGATTCGGGGACGACCTGCCGGCCGGAAAAGATGTCAGACTTTGGAGAGACGGTGTGATacacggagaaagagagagagaaatctttGAGCGGTTACACAGACTGGACACGTCACTTTCGGGCAGGACGAGATTGCAacagtggggagagggtgtgtgtgagcgtgtgtgcgcacgtgcgtgtgtgagtgtgtgcgtgtgtgtgagcacgcgtgtgtgtgcgtgtgtatgttcatgtgagtgtgtgcgcgcacgtgcatgtgagcatgtgtgtgagtgcgtttgcgtgtgtgagcacacgtgtgtgtgtgtgaacgtttgtgtgtgtgtgagcacgtgtgcatgtgtgagcacGTGTGTGTGAGCACATGTGAGCACGCGCGTGTATGTGTGAGCATTTGCGTGCGTGTGAgcatttgcgtgtgtgtgagtacacgtgtgtgagcgtgtgtgtgtgagcacacgtgtctgtgtgtgcgtgcgtgagctGTGCCCCCTGGGACGATGGCAGGCAGCGCGGGTGCCGGTGCAGCCGAGGGTCCGTTCAGGTGCTCGCAGTGCGGCAAGGGCTTCAGCCGCTCGTCCAACCTGCTGACCCACCAGCGGGTCCACACCGGCGAGCGGCCCTTCGCCTGCCCCCTGTGCGGCAAGGACTTCGCCCAGTCCTCCCACCTGCTGCGGCACCGGCGGGTCCACACGGGCGAGCGGCTCTTCCCCTGCCCTGTCTGCGGCCGGCGCTTCGCCCAGTCCTCCCACCTGCTGCGGCACCGGCGGGTCCACGCCGGCTCGGGGCCCCGAGTCTGCCCCGAGTGCGGGCGGCGCCTCGCCGGCCCCGGCGAGCTGGAGTCCCACCGGCGGGCGGCCCACCCCTCCGCCCGGCCCTTCGAGTGCTCGGCCTGCGACCAGCGCTTCCCCCGCTCCTACGACCTGCTGGCCCACCGGCGGGTCCACACCGGGGAGCGGCCCTTCACCTGCCCCGTCTGCGGCAAGGGCTTCGCCCAGTCCTCCTACCTGACCACCCACCGGCGCACCCACACTGGGGAGCGGCCCTTCCAGTGCCCCGTCTGCGGCCGGCGATTTGCCGACTCGTCCAACCTGGCCTCACACCGACGCACCCACCCGGAGCCGGTGGCGGCCCTTTAAGAGCCGATTTCCCTGCTCCTGGCCGGGCAAGCCATTCCTCATCCCTTCCAGTGGCGCGAGAGTGCACCCGGGCTCGGTTACGGGCCACGGGTGACACCTTCTGACGAACAGTGCCAAAAGCATTTGCCAAAGCGTTCTGACAGATGccagaataccaaatttcagacaatcgggagcaccgtgtacagttccggtctccgtattgcaccgggagcaccgtgtacagttccggtctccgtatcgcaccgggagcaccgtgtacagttctggtctccgtatcgcaCCGGGAGTGCCGtgtacagttcctgtctccgtatcgcaCCGGGAGCgccgtgtacagttccggtctccgtatcgcaccGGGTGCgccgtgtacagttccggtctccgtatcgcaccGGGAGCGCCGTGtacatttccggtctccgtatcgcaccgggagcaccgtgtacagttccggtctccgtatcgcaccgggagcaccgtgtacagttccggtctccgtatcgcaccgggagcaccgtgtacagttccggtctccgtatcacaccgggagcaccgtgtacagttccggtctccgtatcgcaccgggagcaccgtgtacagttccggtctccgtatcgcaccgggagcaccgtgtacagttccgtGTCTCCCTATCGCAccgggagcaccgtgtacagttccggtctccgtatcgcaccgggagcaccgtgtacagttccggtctccgtatcacaccaGGAGCACCGTGTACAATTCCAGTGTCCGTATCGCACCGGGAGCACCCGTGTACAGTTCCAGTCCTCCAACCAATAGTGGTgcagagggtggggtgggggggatggcggGACCTGGACTGGTGATGTTAGTGGGTGCAagttgctccctccctccctcccttttcccattGTCTCCGGAAGTTCCAGAAAGGGCAGTCCGGGGCTGGGGTAAGGCCCTTAGAGG
Above is a window of Carcharodon carcharias isolate sCarCar2 chromosome 27, sCarCar2.pri, whole genome shotgun sequence DNA encoding:
- the LOC121270116 gene encoding zinc finger protein 239-like; its protein translation is MAGSAGAGAAEGPFRCSQCGKGFSRSSNLLTHQRVHTGERPFACPLCGKDFAQSSHLLRHRRVHTGERLFPCPVCGRRFAQSSHLLRHRRVHAGSGPRVCPECGRRLAGPGELESHRRAAHPSARPFECSACDQRFPRSYDLLAHRRVHTGERPFTCPVCGKGFAQSSYLTTHRRTHTGERPFQCPVCGRRFADSSNLASHRRTHPEPVAAL